The sequence GGAAAACATTACGCAGATTTGGAAAAAGATTCAGTCCCCCGAATTTAACCCGGCTACCGATATGGGCCTGGTTGAACAGGTTAAGCAGGTTGCCCTGACCTCGCAGGAAAGTGCCAAGGTGAGCTTTGGTACGTCCGGCTGGCGCGGCGAAATTGGTTCCGAATTTACGCTCCGCAACCTCCAGGTGGTGGGCGCTGCCATTGTGCGTCTCTATAAGGAAGCTACTCCTGAATTGTTCGCCTCTCTCGGCGTGAAGGATTTTGCCGAACTCCAGAAGCGTGGCGTGGTCGTGGGTCACGACAACCGCTTGCTCGGTCACGAATTCTGCGAAGCCGTGGCTGACCAGTTTGCAAAGGCCGGCGTTAAGGTCTACTACGGTGGCGAAATGCCGACTCCGGAATTTTCCGCCTGTATCGAAATGCTCGGTGCCGCCTGCTCCATCAACATGACTCCGAGCCACAATCCGAGCCACTACAACGGCATCAAGTTCAACCCGGCCGACGGCGGTCCTGCCGGTCCGGAAATCACGAACGTCATCACCAAGCTTTCTAACGAAATGATGGCCACCTGGAAGTTTGAACCGGTGGGCAAGGTTGACTGGGAAATCATCGACTCCCTCAAGATCTACAAGGAATTCCTTGTGAAGCAGGGAACCATCAAGTTCGACCGCATCAAGGACTTTATCAAGAAGGGCCGCCTCACTCTCGTTTGCGACCACGTGCACGGTTCTACCCGTCGCCGTCCGGCCGCACTCCTCGACAATCCGGAATGCCTCATCACGCTCCGCAACGAAGACGATTCCCTGTTCGGCGGTATCGCTCCGGAACCGTCCAGCAAGAACCTCGAAAAGGTCCGCAAGGTTCTCGACGAAAGCAAGTCCTGGTTCCGCCTGGGCGCCATCTTCGACCCGGATGGTGACCGTATCCGTTTCTACGACGGTACTCGCGAAATCGATATGAACCAGTTCGGTGCTATCGCTTTCCACTACATGGCTACCTGGCGCAAGGAACAGGGCTGTGTCGCTAAGTCCGTCGCTACTTCTAACTTTGTGAACATCATCGCCGAAAAGCTCGGCGTACCCGTGATGGAAACTCCGGTGGGCTTCAAGAACTTCCGCCCCTGGCTTTCCCGCAACGCCAAGCAGAAGGCTCTCGTCGCTTTCGAAGAATCCGACGGTATTTCTGGCCTCAACAACACTCTCGAAAAGGATGCCCAGTTCGGCCTCCTCATCGCTCTTGAAATCATGGCGGTGACCGGCAAGAACCTCGGCGAATACCTCGACGCTTTGTACGAAGAATATGGCCGCTTCTACCCGACACGTTCCGGTTTCGAAGTGGATAAGTCCCTCGTGGGTGAACCCCTGAAGGCTAAGGTGAACGCTATTGCCGATATCGCGAAGCCGGGTGCTAAGGTCATGGTCGGTAACAACGAAAAGACCGTGAAGCAGCTCCTCACGCTCGACGGCGTGAAGGTCATCTTCGACGACGATTCCTGGATGCTCGTGCGTCCGTCCGGTACGGAACCCAAGGTCCGCATCTACACGGAATGCCGCAACCCGGATGAAAAGGATCCGATGTTCGAGGCAGCGAAGGCTCTGTTCTTCAAAAATTAAT comes from uncultured Fibrobacter sp. and encodes:
- a CDS encoding phosphomannomutase, coding for MENITQIWKKIQSPEFNPATDMGLVEQVKQVALTSQESAKVSFGTSGWRGEIGSEFTLRNLQVVGAAIVRLYKEATPELFASLGVKDFAELQKRGVVVGHDNRLLGHEFCEAVADQFAKAGVKVYYGGEMPTPEFSACIEMLGAACSINMTPSHNPSHYNGIKFNPADGGPAGPEITNVITKLSNEMMATWKFEPVGKVDWEIIDSLKIYKEFLVKQGTIKFDRIKDFIKKGRLTLVCDHVHGSTRRRPAALLDNPECLITLRNEDDSLFGGIAPEPSSKNLEKVRKVLDESKSWFRLGAIFDPDGDRIRFYDGTREIDMNQFGAIAFHYMATWRKEQGCVAKSVATSNFVNIIAEKLGVPVMETPVGFKNFRPWLSRNAKQKALVAFEESDGISGLNNTLEKDAQFGLLIALEIMAVTGKNLGEYLDALYEEYGRFYPTRSGFEVDKSLVGEPLKAKVNAIADIAKPGAKVMVGNNEKTVKQLLTLDGVKVIFDDDSWMLVRPSGTEPKVRIYTECRNPDEKDPMFEAAKALFFKN